One part of the Prochlorococcus marinus str. MIT 9313 genome encodes these proteins:
- the hisG gene encoding ATP phosphoribosyltransferase → MITVALAKGALLNDSVARFQSAGLDFSAVLDPGNRQLMVPSHCGRARALLVRNGDVPVYVAYGQAQLGVVGYDVLREHQMPVAQLVDLGFGGCRMAVAVKASSGYQHAADLPPHCRVASKFTHCAREFFDALDLPVELVHLTGSVELGPLTGIAEAIVDLVATGRTLRDNGLVAIEELFQSSARLIGHPLALRLDRGDLQLIVEAMRIQESLPKNPA, encoded by the coding sequence ATGATCACTGTCGCGCTTGCAAAAGGAGCTTTGCTGAATGATTCGGTTGCTCGTTTTCAATCTGCTGGGTTGGATTTTTCAGCTGTACTTGATCCAGGCAATCGTCAGTTAATGGTGCCTTCCCATTGTGGCCGGGCCCGGGCACTGTTGGTGCGCAACGGGGATGTGCCCGTTTATGTTGCCTATGGTCAGGCCCAGTTGGGAGTTGTTGGTTACGACGTGCTGCGGGAGCATCAGATGCCCGTTGCTCAGTTGGTTGATCTTGGCTTCGGGGGCTGCCGTATGGCTGTGGCAGTGAAGGCCAGCAGTGGCTATCAGCACGCAGCTGATCTGCCTCCCCATTGTCGAGTTGCTAGCAAGTTTACCCATTGTGCTCGAGAATTTTTCGATGCTCTCGATCTGCCTGTAGAGCTTGTTCACCTGACCGGTTCGGTGGAACTTGGCCCTTTAACAGGCATTGCTGAAGCGATTGTCGATCTGGTCGCGACAGGCCGTACCCTTCGCGACAATGGCTTAGTGGCCATTGAGGAGCTATTTCAGTCTTCGGCTCGCTTGATCGGCCATCCATTGGCCTTGAGGTTGGACCGTGGAGATCTTCAGTTGATTGTGGAGGCTATGCGCATTCAGGAATCATTACCTAAAAATCCAGCTTGA
- a CDS encoding ribulose bisphosphate carboxylase small subunit: MPFQSTVGDYQTVATLETFGFLPPMTQDEIYDQIAYIIAQGWSPVIEHVHPSGSMQTYWSYWKLPFFGEKDLNMVVSELEACHRAYPDHHVRMVGYDAYTQSQGTAFVVFEGR, translated from the coding sequence ATGCCTTTCCAGAGCACAGTTGGTGACTATCAAACAGTCGCCACCCTGGAAACCTTCGGCTTCTTACCGCCGATGACCCAGGACGAAATTTACGATCAAATTGCTTACATCATTGCTCAGGGATGGAGCCCTGTCATTGAGCACGTCCATCCAAGTGGTTCCATGCAGACCTATTGGTCTTACTGGAAGTTACCTTTCTTTGGCGAGAAGGATCTGAACATGGTTGTAAGTGAGCTAGAAGCTTGCCATCGTGCATATCCAGACCACCATGTGCGCATGGTTGGTTATGACGCATACACCCAAAGTCAAGGAACCGCATTCGTGGTATTTGAAGGCCGTTGA
- a CDS encoding ABC transporter ATP-binding protein, with amino-acid sequence MAVTDFQRVRRLGRYLREDRRRLWMVLVLLVPVALAGAIQPFLVGQAISVLKQESTFPWLSDLPVSSAIRVLVGILLISVLLRLGLQGFQSFNIEALGQRLTARIRNDLFGHAMALSLRFHDRMPVGKLLTRLTSDVNALSEVFGSGAVGVLGDLVSLVVIAVTMILIDWRLGGLLLVTQVPVTLVILWLQRRYRKANYRVREELSQLNADFQENLQGLEVVQMFRRETFNGQLFDRTGSAYRQAVNGTIFYDSSISAFIEWVALAAVAVVLALGGWMVTAETMGLGTLTTFILYSQRLFDPLRQLADRFTQIQGGLTAVERIGELLEQPLDIVDAKPVKDEPSFVRPSASAACGEVVFEGVSFAYRPDEPILQDLSFRISAGEHVALVGPTGSGKTTLIRLLCRLYEPQVGRIMLDGVDIKTIPLWRLRKQLGVVLQDTFLFSGNVADNLRLDSSIEDDRLRTICRDLGLDPLLNRLPNGLETELRERGGNLSSGERQLLAVARVAIRNPTVLVMDEATAFMDPSTEATLQRDLDRLLERRTAVVIAHRLATVEAADRIMVLRRGKLIEQGTHLELRAKGGLYSQLAELQERGLAKL; translated from the coding sequence ATGGCTGTTACTGATTTTCAGCGGGTTCGGCGTCTAGGGCGCTATCTCCGTGAGGACCGCCGGCGTCTATGGATGGTGCTTGTCCTCTTGGTGCCGGTAGCTCTTGCTGGTGCGATTCAACCCTTCTTGGTTGGCCAGGCAATCAGTGTTTTGAAGCAAGAGTCAACCTTCCCTTGGCTCAGTGATCTGCCAGTGAGCTCAGCAATAAGAGTTTTGGTGGGGATTCTGCTGATTTCTGTGCTTCTGCGCTTGGGTCTGCAGGGCTTTCAGTCTTTCAATATCGAGGCCTTAGGGCAACGGCTAACGGCGCGTATTCGTAACGATCTGTTTGGCCACGCCATGGCCCTTTCGCTGCGCTTTCACGATCGAATGCCTGTGGGCAAGTTGTTGACTCGGCTGACCAGTGATGTGAATGCACTATCGGAGGTTTTTGGTAGTGGGGCAGTAGGAGTTTTGGGGGATCTCGTCAGCCTTGTGGTGATTGCAGTCACCATGATTTTGATTGATTGGCGCCTGGGGGGGTTGCTGCTGGTGACGCAGGTACCAGTCACCTTGGTGATCCTTTGGTTGCAACGCCGATACCGGAAAGCCAATTACCGCGTGAGGGAGGAACTCTCTCAGCTCAATGCCGATTTTCAGGAAAACCTTCAGGGGCTTGAGGTTGTCCAGATGTTTCGTCGAGAAACGTTTAATGGGCAGCTATTTGATCGCACTGGCTCGGCCTACAGGCAAGCCGTGAATGGAACGATCTTTTATGACAGCAGCATTTCAGCTTTTATCGAATGGGTGGCCCTGGCAGCCGTGGCTGTGGTGTTGGCGCTTGGGGGATGGATGGTAACTGCCGAGACAATGGGCCTTGGCACCTTGACAACATTCATCCTTTATTCCCAGCGTTTGTTTGATCCCCTGCGTCAACTTGCTGATCGCTTCACTCAGATTCAGGGGGGCCTGACTGCTGTTGAACGGATTGGCGAGTTGCTGGAGCAGCCACTGGACATTGTCGATGCAAAGCCTGTTAAAGACGAACCCAGCTTTGTTAGGCCCTCGGCTTCTGCTGCTTGCGGTGAGGTGGTGTTTGAGGGGGTGAGCTTTGCCTATCGGCCAGACGAGCCGATTCTCCAGGACCTTAGTTTTCGCATTTCTGCTGGTGAACATGTTGCCCTGGTAGGACCAACCGGTTCAGGCAAGACGACCCTGATCCGCTTGCTTTGTCGTCTTTACGAGCCTCAAGTCGGGCGGATCATGCTTGATGGTGTTGACATCAAAACAATCCCTCTTTGGCGGCTACGCAAACAACTGGGGGTTGTGCTTCAGGACACCTTTCTATTTAGCGGCAATGTGGCAGATAACCTCCGATTGGATTCCTCGATTGAGGATGACCGTTTGCGGACGATCTGTAGAGATCTTGGCCTTGATCCTTTGCTCAATCGGCTACCCAACGGCTTGGAGACTGAGCTCAGGGAGCGTGGCGGCAATTTGTCATCGGGAGAGAGACAGCTCTTAGCAGTTGCAAGGGTGGCCATTCGCAACCCCACTGTGCTGGTAATGGATGAGGCGACCGCTTTCATGGACCCTTCTACGGAAGCGACATTGCAAAGGGATCTAGATCGCTTGCTTGAACGTCGTACCGCGGTTGTTATTGCCCATCGCTTGGCCACTGTGGAAGCAGCCGATCGAATTATGGTGCTTCGGCGGGGCAAGCTGATTGAGCAGGGAACCCACCTTGAGCTTCGTGCCAA
- a CDS encoding BMC domain-containing protein, whose amino-acid sequence MPKPSSSSSSDSPSLTTAKPAGSEVAKKVLPAKATQTVDVSASTSSLSGSKSTTRRSAATGRTSASRATAATPASRGGKSAAGSSGSGSASGGAIKPPASSSVPSFVQGIALGMIETRGMVPAIEAADAMTKAAEVNLISREYVGGGYVTVMVRGETGAVNAAVRAGADACERVGDGLVAAHIIARPHQEVEPALRPTHAKRRS is encoded by the coding sequence ATGCCAAAACCTTCTTCCTCTAGTTCTTCAGACAGCCCCTCTTTGACGACAGCGAAACCTGCTGGCTCTGAAGTTGCCAAAAAAGTTCTTCCTGCCAAGGCGACACAAACTGTTGATGTTTCTGCTTCAACATCGTCCTTATCAGGTTCAAAGTCGACTACGCGCAGAAGCGCTGCCACAGGGCGTACATCCGCCAGCCGAGCAACGGCTGCGACGCCTGCATCAAGGGGCGGTAAGAGTGCTGCGGGTTCCAGTGGCAGTGGTTCTGCGTCTGGTGGCGCTATCAAGCCACCCGCCTCTTCCTCTGTGCCTTCTTTTGTTCAGGGGATTGCACTCGGAATGATTGAAACTCGTGGCATGGTTCCTGCCATTGAAGCGGCTGATGCAATGACAAAAGCTGCTGAGGTTAATCTCATCTCTAGGGAATATGTTGGTGGTGGTTATGTCACTGTGATGGTGCGTGGCGAAACAGGAGCTGTGAATGCAGCCGTTCGTGCTGGTGCAGATGCCTGTGAACGGGTTGGTGATGGCCTTGTTGCAGCCCATATTATTGCTCGTCCTCATCAGGAAGTTGAGCCAGCATTAAGACCCACTCATGCAAAGCGCCGCAGCTAA
- the gloB gene encoding hydroxyacylglutathione hydrolase, protein MEATSTAATSDKQRSSIHALPVLQDNIIWIWIKGNQAVVVDPAIAEPVKTWLRTRKLSLAAVLQTHHHADHIGGTLELLRDWPNAAVVAAAEDRDRIPFQTISVRDRDKVSLLNSSVEVLAVAGHTRAHIAYYLPTNKEDLEDPAVFCGDTLFGAGCGRLFEGTAEDMFKALQRLSCLPAKTRVYCAHEYTEANLRWASALHPEDVAISERLADVSSRRQRGALSLPSSISEEQRTNLFVRAQSSKELAELRHHKDQWRN, encoded by the coding sequence ATGGAGGCAACCTCAACAGCTGCGACTAGCGATAAACAACGTTCATCGATCCATGCCCTTCCTGTTCTTCAGGACAACATCATCTGGATCTGGATTAAAGGCAACCAGGCTGTCGTTGTGGATCCAGCAATCGCAGAACCAGTCAAGACATGGCTGCGAACTCGAAAGCTCTCACTCGCAGCAGTACTTCAAACCCATCACCATGCTGATCACATTGGTGGCACCCTTGAGCTGCTTAGGGACTGGCCTAACGCAGCCGTGGTAGCAGCCGCTGAAGACCGTGATCGCATTCCCTTCCAGACGATCTCCGTTCGTGATAGAGACAAGGTTTCTCTTCTCAACAGCAGTGTTGAAGTGCTCGCTGTTGCGGGTCATACCAGAGCACACATTGCTTATTACCTGCCCACAAACAAGGAAGATCTTGAAGATCCAGCAGTGTTCTGTGGTGACACCCTTTTTGGAGCTGGATGTGGCCGACTGTTTGAAGGAACTGCCGAAGACATGTTCAAGGCTCTTCAACGTCTCAGTTGCCTGCCAGCGAAGACCCGTGTGTATTGCGCTCACGAATACACCGAAGCAAATCTGCGCTGGGCCTCCGCCCTGCATCCAGAAGATGTTGCTATCAGCGAACGACTGGCAGACGTTTCAAGTCGCCGCCAGAGGGGTGCCCTGAGCCTGCCTAGCAGCATTTCAGAAGAACAACGTACCAACCTCTTCGTGCGTGCTCAGAGCAGCAAAGAGCTAGCAGAACTTCGCCACCACAAGGATCAATGGCGAAACTAA
- a CDS encoding carboxysome peptide B, with protein sequence MEIMQVMGRLVCTQRVDGLGHMHLRILRNNAGKQLVAVDPVGAREGNWVFTASGSAARFACPDPNTQTDLTIGGIIDYWLPDG encoded by the coding sequence ATGGAAATCATGCAGGTGATGGGCCGTTTGGTTTGTACGCAAAGGGTTGACGGTCTTGGTCATATGCATCTGCGTATCCTGCGTAATAACGCTGGCAAGCAGTTGGTGGCTGTTGATCCTGTTGGTGCTCGAGAGGGCAATTGGGTGTTCACTGCCAGTGGATCAGCCGCACGTTTTGCATGTCCAGATCCCAACACTCAAACAGATCTGACAATTGGAGGAATTATTGATTACTGGCTGCCAGATGGATAG
- a CDS encoding 4a-hydroxytetrahydrobiopterin dehydratase, translating to MNQWQKRSRPIRLERRFEFETYSETRDFLDRLGEHTEAAKRFPDISFGRTYVNITLRPEDEEEEVELNDDDYKFAAEIDGLLN from the coding sequence ATGAATCAATGGCAGAAGCGCTCTCGTCCAATACGACTCGAACGGCGATTTGAATTCGAAACCTATTCAGAAACCAGGGATTTTTTAGACCGTCTTGGCGAGCACACTGAAGCCGCAAAGCGCTTCCCTGATATAAGTTTTGGACGTACCTATGTCAATATCACTTTGCGGCCGGAGGATGAAGAAGAAGAGGTTGAGTTAAATGATGATGATTACAAATTTGCAGCTGAGATAGATGGACTCCTCAATTGA
- a CDS encoding carboxysome assembly protein CsoS2, protein MAKQSSRELALERRKALSNSGKKSTTLNGSSPNRIRTASDARLTRTDQSFVKAGKESVQLTAPKREQLDTSFVASRESSGASRRQVKTIRNSSRELVLARRDELSRRGQPAAKSKDRTRAEVEKISSKVSQQDAAKKQVNDLASDQKGVDESSSKSLKSLDTVSRLSSRNSTSRPSAKRRSIQNPSRALVLARREAQSKHGKTAANQPTSAASVARQGDPDLSSREISQRVRELRSKSGATGKKRSGACRPCGPNRNGSKQAVAADAHWKVGLSETSTGQVVTGTQANRSSKTTGNEASTCRSITGTQYLGSEVFDTFCQSAPQPGQPLKVAVTNTSHGNRVTGNEVGRSEKVTGDEPGTCKTLTGTEYISANQANQYCGVSQPSPRKVGQSVTEDGRKVSGVMVGRSEKVTGDEAGSNRQLTGDQYLGVDPLPEGRSAEKVGSFNTLRGAGVTGTNVARSEYVTGNEPGSCKRVTGDEYVGPQQYNTFCGGKPNPEAAKVGLSLTNKSQTVSGTLTGRSELVTGDEPGTCKAVTGTPYSGVEQASGWCDTNSVREIQDRTPKLLGTPGAVMTGLQPGVGGVMTGAEKGACEPLTGTPYVGGDQLVQACGSDAPAGSNDHQGSSESSPWTHFSVQSPARAMQLQRDPRSGVTGTSYEQGSQITGPFNMAVDKITGTEQFRFDRKQRHFKSVPVEATPNDVSQTRPESRVTGEGQSAGLNITGDDWDRSERVTGTEGASARRRNPTRPGPMSAMPAADLKRNEEVSQPMSRVTGSSGNTDQGSLITVSGGARG, encoded by the coding sequence ATGGCAAAACAATCCAGTCGAGAGCTAGCGCTTGAACGCCGTAAGGCCCTGAGTAATTCAGGTAAGAAATCAACCACATTAAATGGATCAAGTCCTAATCGCATCCGTACTGCCTCTGATGCACGTCTAACCAGGACTGATCAATCTTTCGTTAAGGCTGGGAAAGAATCTGTGCAGCTAACCGCTCCTAAGAGAGAGCAACTAGATACGTCTTTTGTTGCTTCTAGAGAATCATCCGGAGCTTCGCGCCGTCAAGTGAAAACGATCCGAAATTCAAGCAGAGAATTGGTTTTGGCCCGTCGTGATGAGCTTTCTCGCCGTGGTCAGCCAGCGGCAAAAAGTAAAGATAGAACTCGTGCAGAAGTTGAGAAAATCTCTTCAAAGGTTAGCCAGCAGGATGCTGCAAAAAAGCAGGTTAATGATTTAGCCTCTGATCAGAAAGGTGTTGATGAATCTTCTTCAAAGTCTTTGAAGAGTTTGGACACTGTCTCAAGATTAAGTTCAAGGAATTCAACTAGTCGTCCTTCTGCTAAACGTAGATCGATACAAAATCCAAGTCGTGCTTTGGTCCTTGCACGCCGTGAAGCACAATCGAAGCACGGTAAAACGGCAGCCAATCAACCGACCTCTGCAGCATCAGTCGCTCGCCAGGGAGACCCTGACCTTTCAAGTCGAGAGATTTCACAGAGAGTGCGTGAATTGCGTAGTAAAAGTGGTGCTACTGGCAAAAAACGTTCTGGTGCTTGTCGTCCCTGTGGTCCCAATCGCAATGGCTCCAAGCAGGCTGTCGCAGCAGATGCTCATTGGAAAGTTGGTTTAAGTGAAACCAGTACAGGTCAGGTTGTGACTGGTACTCAAGCAAACCGCTCATCTAAAACTACTGGCAACGAAGCGAGTACTTGTCGTTCAATTACAGGTACTCAATATTTAGGTTCAGAGGTGTTTGATACTTTTTGTCAGTCGGCTCCTCAACCAGGTCAACCTTTAAAAGTTGCAGTTACAAATACAAGCCATGGAAATCGGGTGACCGGTAATGAAGTTGGTCGCTCAGAGAAAGTCACTGGTGATGAACCTGGGACTTGTAAGACTTTGACCGGCACTGAATATATTTCAGCTAATCAGGCCAATCAATATTGTGGAGTTAGCCAACCTTCTCCAAGAAAAGTTGGTCAGAGTGTTACAGAAGATGGTCGCAAGGTTAGTGGTGTAATGGTTGGACGATCCGAGAAGGTTACAGGCGACGAGGCTGGTTCTAATCGTCAATTGACTGGTGATCAATACCTTGGAGTTGATCCACTTCCTGAAGGGAGGTCTGCAGAGAAAGTAGGTTCATTTAATACTCTTCGTGGTGCAGGAGTTACTGGTACAAATGTTGCCCGCTCTGAGTACGTTACAGGCAATGAACCAGGTAGTTGTAAAAGAGTGACTGGTGACGAATATGTGGGCCCTCAGCAATACAACACTTTTTGTGGCGGCAAGCCAAACCCTGAGGCTGCCAAGGTCGGTTTAAGTCTTACAAATAAGTCGCAAACTGTTAGTGGAACTCTTACAGGTCGCTCGGAGCTTGTAACAGGCGATGAACCTGGAACTTGTAAAGCTGTAACTGGAACTCCCTATAGCGGTGTTGAACAGGCTTCAGGTTGGTGTGATACAAACTCTGTAAGAGAAATTCAGGATCGAACTCCAAAATTGTTGGGTACACCTGGCGCTGTGATGACAGGTCTTCAGCCTGGAGTAGGTGGAGTGATGACAGGAGCAGAGAAAGGTGCTTGTGAACCTTTAACTGGCACCCCATATGTAGGTGGAGATCAACTTGTTCAAGCATGTGGAAGTGATGCTCCCGCTGGTAGTAATGATCACCAGGGTTCATCAGAATCATCTCCTTGGACTCACTTTAGTGTTCAGTCTCCTGCGAGAGCGATGCAGCTACAGCGTGATCCTCGCTCTGGTGTGACAGGAACAAGTTATGAGCAGGGCTCTCAGATTACGGGTCCTTTTAATATGGCGGTTGATAAAATTACTGGCACTGAGCAGTTCCGTTTTGACCGCAAACAACGTCATTTCAAGTCAGTTCCTGTTGAAGCAACCCCCAATGATGTAAGTCAAACACGCCCAGAATCACGAGTTACAGGAGAAGGCCAATCTGCCGGCCTCAATATCACTGGTGATGATTGGGATCGCAGTGAAAGGGTGACTGGTACCGAAGGAGCTTCTGCTCGTCGCCGTAATCCAACTCGGCCTGGCCCGATGTCTGCGATGCCTGCTGCTGATTTAAAGCGTAATGAGGAAGTTTCTCAACCAATGAGTCGAGTAACAGGGTCAAGTGGTAACACTGATCAAGGCTCCTTGATCACAGTCTCTGGCGGCGCAAGGGGTTGA
- a CDS encoding Rid family detoxifying hydrolase — MNAPSVQAITTASAPAPVGPYNQAVLAGGWLYCSGQIALDPTNGVMVGQGDVEAETRQVLSNLMAVLTAAGAEPRQVIRTTVYLTDLADFQRVNALYGEIFGDGISPARACVQVAALPKGGRVEIDCVAWLG; from the coding sequence ATGAACGCCCCTTCTGTGCAAGCAATCACCACAGCATCAGCTCCAGCACCAGTCGGGCCCTATAACCAGGCTGTACTAGCAGGAGGATGGCTGTACTGCTCTGGTCAAATTGCCCTTGATCCAACCAACGGGGTGATGGTTGGGCAAGGTGATGTGGAAGCTGAAACCCGCCAAGTCCTTAGCAATCTGATGGCTGTGCTCACAGCAGCCGGTGCTGAGCCAAGGCAAGTGATTCGTACCACGGTTTACCTCACGGATCTGGCGGACTTTCAAAGGGTTAATGCTCTCTATGGCGAGATCTTCGGGGATGGCATCAGCCCAGCAAGAGCATGTGTTCAAGTAGCCGCCCTTCCAAAAGGTGGGCGAGTGGAAATCGATTGCGTTGCTTGGCTCGGCTGA
- a CDS encoding carboxysome shell carbonic anhydrase, which yields MAYRNRNLASQTQRPLAPTAPRRRPVVTPQISDRSRLRGFANVGSGPCHPLTDRAANQHLQTYEANVKGSFELIVPFLKRISALQHDQDFVSKCQSLARSELGFDLPSHLLEQAWVRALDMRALFAWCVFQSHQHVSDHFFQEDPLQGGEGSIQAKHFQSFLVDCGFHLLDVSPCADGRLAHTIAYALRIPFSSVRRRSHAGALFDVEKTVNRWIKTEHRRYREGVPNSADSPTRYLKVVTYHFSSLDPSHQGCAAHGSDDALAASAGQQRLLDFRESVENSFCCGASVDLLLIGLDTDTDAIRVHVPAADGSIVLDEWLSAEDLYHETLSLTSDEAMQHIAERVEAIAPKKPDEGMVAFIVKLIANNFSQIDYVKQSHAGPYPDAGHAERFIGVGIGFKEVHLRNLTYFAHLDTVEVGAPDLDVGVKIFKGLNVSRDLPIPVVVRFDYSGQVPGARDRAVTDCYRVNQAIAERYSELFDQGLLHTFLTIRDRDKKDTSEVVGSSLEPVHQEAH from the coding sequence ATGGCCTATCGCAATCGCAATTTGGCCTCTCAAACGCAAAGACCCTTGGCGCCGACTGCTCCAAGGAGGAGGCCTGTGGTAACACCTCAGATCTCTGATCGCTCAAGGCTAAGAGGGTTTGCCAATGTTGGTTCAGGGCCTTGCCACCCTCTCACAGACAGAGCTGCAAATCAGCATCTGCAGACTTATGAAGCCAATGTCAAAGGCTCTTTTGAGCTGATTGTTCCTTTTCTTAAAAGGATCTCAGCACTTCAGCATGATCAGGATTTTGTCTCAAAGTGCCAAAGTCTTGCTCGCTCTGAACTTGGTTTTGATTTGCCTAGCCACCTTTTGGAACAGGCTTGGGTACGAGCATTAGATATGAGGGCCTTATTTGCTTGGTGTGTGTTTCAGTCTCATCAGCATGTGAGTGACCACTTTTTTCAAGAAGACCCTCTGCAAGGAGGAGAAGGCAGCATTCAAGCAAAGCATTTCCAATCATTCCTTGTTGATTGTGGTTTTCATCTCCTTGATGTCTCCCCCTGCGCTGATGGACGCTTGGCACATACGATTGCTTATGCCTTACGGATTCCATTTAGTTCAGTAAGACGTCGCTCCCATGCAGGTGCTCTATTTGATGTTGAGAAAACTGTCAACCGTTGGATTAAGACAGAACACAGACGTTATCGAGAAGGTGTTCCAAATTCAGCCGACTCTCCAACGCGTTATCTCAAGGTTGTCACCTATCATTTTAGTTCCCTTGATCCATCTCATCAAGGATGTGCGGCTCATGGGAGTGATGATGCCTTGGCAGCTTCTGCTGGTCAACAGCGCCTGCTTGATTTTCGTGAATCCGTCGAAAATAGTTTCTGTTGTGGTGCATCAGTAGACCTTCTTTTGATCGGGCTTGATACCGATACTGATGCTATTCGTGTGCATGTTCCTGCGGCAGATGGTTCAATTGTTTTAGATGAGTGGCTTTCCGCGGAAGATCTCTATCACGAGACGCTTTCTCTAACTTCAGATGAGGCGATGCAACATATTGCTGAACGTGTTGAAGCCATTGCGCCTAAGAAACCCGACGAGGGGATGGTGGCATTCATTGTGAAATTGATTGCAAACAACTTTTCTCAGATTGACTACGTGAAGCAATCACATGCTGGACCCTACCCAGATGCTGGGCATGCAGAGCGTTTTATTGGAGTTGGAATAGGTTTTAAGGAAGTGCATCTTCGCAACCTAACTTATTTCGCCCATTTGGATACTGTCGAAGTAGGTGCCCCAGATTTAGATGTAGGAGTGAAAATTTTTAAAGGGTTGAATGTTTCTCGAGATCTACCAATTCCTGTTGTTGTTCGTTTTGATTATTCTGGCCAAGTCCCAGGGGCAAGGGATCGGGCTGTCACTGATTGCTATCGCGTAAATCAAGCCATTGCTGAGCGTTATTCTGAACTTTTCGATCAGGGTCTTCTTCATACATTCTTGACCATTCGTGATCGTGATAAAAAAGACACTTCAGAGGTCGTCGGTTCCTCCTTGGAGCCTGTTCATCAGGAGGCACACTGA
- the cbbX gene encoding CbbX protein: MDSSIDLSLAYADSGVGEVLDQLDCELIGLKPVKTRIREIAALLLVDRARKDLDLASTMPSLHMSFTGRPGTGKTTVAIRISQILHRLGYLRKGHVVTVTRDDLVGQYVGHTAPKTREMIKRAQGGVLFIDEAYYLYKPGNERDYGAEAIEILLQDMESRRGDFVVIFAGYKDKMDAFYQSNPGLSSRVAHHIDFPDYSNRELLAIAQLFLVQQNYYFGDEAEGIFEDYIERRRQLPFFANARSIRNALDRTRLRQANRLFARMGEPLSRDELMTIEPADILASRVFQGEVEGRHPTQPLMESSE, translated from the coding sequence ATGGACTCCTCAATTGATCTCTCTTTGGCTTATGCCGATTCCGGAGTTGGTGAGGTACTAGATCAGTTGGATTGTGAGCTGATTGGCTTGAAGCCGGTGAAGACGAGGATTCGAGAAATTGCCGCTTTGTTGTTAGTTGATCGGGCCAGGAAAGATCTCGATCTTGCTAGCACGATGCCAAGCCTTCATATGTCTTTTACTGGACGACCTGGCACTGGAAAGACAACTGTTGCAATCAGAATTTCTCAGATTCTTCATCGCCTTGGATACCTGCGCAAAGGACATGTTGTAACTGTCACCCGTGACGACTTAGTTGGTCAGTACGTTGGCCACACGGCACCAAAAACTCGGGAGATGATTAAACGTGCGCAGGGAGGTGTGTTGTTTATAGATGAGGCATATTACCTTTATAAACCAGGTAATGAAAGAGATTATGGAGCAGAAGCAATCGAAATATTGCTACAGGATATGGAGAGCCGGCGAGGTGATTTTGTTGTTATTTTTGCTGGTTATAAAGATAAGATGGATGCTTTCTATCAATCTAATCCGGGCCTTTCTTCGAGGGTTGCTCACCATATTGATTTCCCGGATTACAGCAACCGGGAGTTGTTGGCTATCGCTCAGTTATTCCTGGTCCAGCAGAACTATTACTTTGGCGATGAAGCTGAGGGCATTTTCGAGGATTACATCGAACGTCGCCGTCAGCTTCCTTTCTTTGCTAATGCTCGCTCAATTCGCAATGCTCTGGACCGTACCCGTTTGAGGCAGGCGAACCGATTGTTTGCACGCATGGGAGAACCGCTCAGTCGTGATGAACTGATGACGATCGAACCTGCTGATATCTTGGCGAGTCGTGTATTCCAAGGGGAGGTGGAAGGCCGGCATCCGACTCAACCCCTGATGGAATCGTCTGAATGA
- a CDS encoding DUF3136 domain-containing protein, with the protein MAEAKLTIGELEAGYPLYCKALRRLLQEGRSTQEIERTVCWSHLETLNRCLPSRYKAPSYLLVLIRRDLEQPK; encoded by the coding sequence ATGGCCGAAGCCAAGTTGACCATTGGCGAACTCGAGGCGGGTTATCCCCTTTACTGCAAGGCCCTAAGGCGACTGCTGCAGGAAGGTCGTAGCACCCAAGAGATAGAGCGCACAGTTTGTTGGAGCCATCTTGAAACCCTCAATCGTTGCCTCCCCAGCCGTTACAAGGCACCGTCTTATTTGCTTGTGCTGATCAGACGGGATCTGGAACAACCAAAGTAG
- a CDS encoding carboxysome peptide A, whose product MLICKVLKPLVSTNRIPGFEHKHLQVVLDGSSKKVAVDAVGCKPDDWVICVGSSAAREAAGSKSYPSDLTIVGIIDHWDPGAPKPVSGGSA is encoded by the coding sequence ATGTTGATCTGCAAGGTTCTTAAGCCGCTTGTTTCCACTAATCGAATCCCTGGATTCGAACACAAACACCTTCAAGTTGTTCTTGATGGAAGTTCCAAAAAGGTTGCAGTCGATGCTGTGGGTTGTAAGCCAGATGACTGGGTGATTTGTGTTGGCAGCTCAGCAGCGAGAGAGGCTGCAGGAAGTAAATCCTATCCTAGTGATCTTACGATTGTAGGCATTATTGACCATTGGGATCCAGGCGCCCCGAAGCCAGTTTCAGGGGGCTCAGCTTGA